CAGCGCCGAAGCCGTTGTCTATGTTGACCACGCTCACGCCGCTGGCGCATGAGGTGAGCATTCCGAGCAGCGCGGACAGGCCCGAGAATGACGCCCCGTAGCCGACCGAAGTCGGCACTGCGATGATGGGCTGCGAGACAAGGCCGCCGACCACGCTGGCCAGCGCGCCCTCCATTCCCGCGATGACGATGATCACCCGCGCCTTTCGGAGCTGTTCGACGCGCTCCAGCAGGCGGTGAATGCCCGCGACTCCCACGTCACAGACAATGGAGGCGTGGCTGCCGAGCATCCGGCAGGTGTCAAGCGCCTCTTCGGCCACGGGCAGATCGGACGTGCCCGCGGTGACGATGGCGATTTCCCCGTCCCGGTATTCCACCGGCGTGCGGGTCAGGGTCAGGGTGCGGCCCGCGGCGTTGTGTTCGGCGTCCGGACAGACCCGCAACACGTGCTCGGCCATTTCCGCAGAGACGCGGGTGGCCAGAATGTTGGTGTGATCTCCCATTCTGGTGAAAATTTCGCCGACCTGTTCCGGGGTCTTGCCTTCGCCGTAGATCACTTCAGGAAATCCGTTTCGTAAAGGGCGGTGCAGATCGAACTTGGTGTGCCCCAGATCCATGTACGGCAGGTCGCGCAGTCTGTCGGCCCCGTGCTCCACGGTTACCTTGCCGTCCCGGATGTCCTCAAGCAGCCTGGTCAGCGCATCATTCGTCATTTGCGGCGTCCTCTTCGTGCGCGTCACGCGTCACTTCGTTCATGTTGCCCATGCGGTAGCCAGCAAGATCCACGGAAACGTGACGATAGCCCAGCTCCTTGAGGGCGAGGTCTATCCGCTCGCGAAGCCCGGAGTCGAGACAGGCCGTGATATCCTCCGGCGGCAGCTCCAGACGGGCCAAGGGACCGTGGCTGCGAAGTCGAACCGCCGCGAAGCCGATGGACTTCAGAAAGGCCTCGCCCCGGTCGATGCGTTCAAGCTCGCTTTCCTCCACGAGAGTGTCGTGGGGGAGGCGCGTCATGAGACAGGCGGCGGCCGGTTTGTCCCACGTGGCAAGGCCCAGCGCGCGGGAGTGATCGCGAATGTCCTGCTTGGTCATTCCCGCCTCAAGCAGGGGGCTGCGTATCCCGAGTTCCTTGATGGCCCTGCGTCCGGGCCGGTGATCGCCAAGGTCGTCGCGGTTGCTGCCGTCAAGAATATGCTCGATGCTTTGCTCTTCGGCCAGCCGGACAAGCTCGCCAAACAGCACTTTCTTGCACAAATAGCATCGCTGTGGCGGATTCTGTCTGATGCTGTCCGGCATGGCCATTTCGATAACCCTGTGCGGAACGCCCAGCTCCCTGCACATCTGTGCCGAGAACGCGACTTCGGATTCGGGGAAGAAGGGCGTGTCAAACGTCACCGCCAAGGCATTTTCGCCGAGGGCCTCGTGCGTGGCGTGAAGCAGCAGGGCGCTGTCCACTCCGCCCGAGAACGCCAAGATGGCGCGTTTCATGGAACGAAGTTCCCCGACAAGCCGGGCGTACTGCTCCTTCTGTCCTGCCGTGAGTGTCATGCGCCTTCCTATTCAAGCCTGCCGATGACGGCGTAGATTTCGGCCAGTGGGAGATCATGCTTCCGGGCCAGTTCGCGGCAGTCCTCGTATTCCGGTTTGGACCGGATGACCTTGCCGTCCAGCAAGGTCCGTTTCATGCTCACCGGTCCCAGAGGGGTTTCCAGTGTGTCGAATCGCCGTTGAAGGGCGGTCTTGTCCAGTGCGAAGCTCTTGACGCCGAGCGTGGTGGTGTGCCGGAACAGCAGCTCCTTGAAGCGCGGCTCCTCGTTTTCGGCGCAAAGCAGGGAGACCATGGTGGCCGGGCGGTTTTTCTTCATCATCACGGAGGAAAAGTGGATGTCCATGGCGCCTTCATCCATGAGCAGTTCCATGGCGTGGCCGAGCGCTTCTCCGGTCATGTCGTCGATGTTGCATTGCAGCAGCCGGGCCCGGCTGCCGTCACTGTGGTCCTGCTCTTCAACTTTCGCCAGATGGACACGCAGCAGGTTGGGGCGCGTGGTCTCGCGGTGGCCGACGCCGTAGCCCGTTCGGGTGACGGTCATGGTCGGCGTGGTGATGAATTCGTCCGTCAGGGCTGCGATGATGGCCGCGCCCGTCGGGGTGGTAGCCTCATGGTCGGTGTTGCCGCGGGAGGTCGGCACGTTCTGCAGAATTTCCACCGTGGCTGGGGCCGGAACAGGCATTTCACCGTGGGCGCACCGCACAAAACCGCCGCCCAGTTCCACGGGCGCCGCCCATACCGCGTCCACGTCGAGCTGGTGGTAGCAGATGGCCGCGCCCACGATGTCCACGATGGAATCGGTTGCACCGACCTCGTGAAAATGCACCTCGTCCACTGCCTTGCCGTGGACCTTGGCCTCGGCTTCGGCCACCCGGCGGAAGATGCGCAGGCTGGTTTTCTTGACCGCATCCTGCAGGCCGCTGGACATGATGATTTTACGGATATCGGCAAACGTGCGGTGATGGCCGTGCCCGTGATGATGATCGTGCCCGGCCGACAGGTTTACGTCCGCGCGGGTTCCTCGGATGCCGTTTCGCATTTCCTCGGAGATGACCAGCTGGAATTCCCGACTCAGGCCGAGCTTGTCCAGCTCCGCCGAAAGGTGTGCCGGTTCAACGCCCAGGTCGATCATGGCGGCAAGGTTCATGTCGCCGCTCAGCCCGGCGAAGCAGTCATAGTAGAGTATGTTCATCAATCTTTTCCATGCCGTATCAGTCTCCGCGGCGAGCGGGCGGTATGCGCGCCCGCTTGCCGCGAAAACGGAATTCGACGGTTCCTATTCAAACTCGCTGACGACCTGCTTCAGAACCTCGGGAATGTCGATGTTCTGCGGACATTTCTCTATGCATTCGCCGCACTCCACGCACTGGGAGGCATAGCCGGGGTTGCGCTGCAGCACCGTTCCTTCGGCAAAGATGCCGTACATCCGCTTGGCCTCAGTGAAGTCGAACATCTGCGACTTGTTCAGGAGGTCGAAGCAGGTGGGAATCTGCACCTCGGCGGGGCAGGGCATACAGTAGCCGCAGCCGGTACAGCCGACCCGCATCAGCTTACGGTAGGTGTCGGCCACGCGGCGGCACAGGTCCAGCTCGCCGGTGGTCATGGAGTTGGCTTCGGCGTCGCTCGCGATTTCCATGTTCTGGCGCACGTGCGCTTCCTCGTTCATGCCGGACAGCACGACGGTGACTTCCGGATGGTTCCAGACCCAGCGCAGAGCCCATTCCACGGGCGGACGCTTGGTGTCGGCGAGATCCCAGATGTCGGCCACGGCCTGCGGCGGCGTGGGCAGTCCGAGGTTGCCGCCGCGCAGCGGTTCCATGACGATGACGCCCATATCCTTGGACGCCGCGTATTCAAGGCCCTTTTTTCCGGCCTGAAACTCCGTGTCGAGCAGGTTATACTGAATCTGGCAGAAAACCCACGGATAGTCATCGACGATAGGCTGAAAATCCTCGGCAAGACCGTGGAAGGAGAAGCCTGCATTGACGATGCGACCGTCCTTTCTGGCCTTGTTCAGGAAATCGATGACGCCGAGCTTCTTGATGGATTCCCATGACGGACCCGAAAGCGCATGGATGAGGTAGTAGTCGATGTGGTCGGTGCCGAGCTTTTCCAGCTGCGCGTTCAGGAAGGAGTCCATGTCTTCGCGGGTCTTGATCATCCACGTCGGCAGCTTGGTGGCAATCTTGACCTTGTCGCGATATCCGTCCTTCAGGGCTTTGCCAAGCAGCGGCTCGCTCTCGCCGTCGTGATACGGCCAGGCGGTGTCGAGATAGTTCACGCCCTCGTCAATGGCCGTGCGGATCTGGGAAATGGCCCGCTCCTCGTCGATCTTGCCGTCGACCATGGGCATACGCATGCAGCCGAAGCCCAGCGCGGAAAGACTGTCGCCGTTTTGGGGCATTGTTCTGTATAGCACTCTTGCCTCCTTGCAGTGTGGATATTGAGTCGGCCGGAGCGCGTCCGGTCGGTGTGGGTATTCTGTAGCCGTATTGGTCAAAACCTGCATGCCTCACCGTGGCGAATTTTTGCCTGATCCTCCGAAGGGGGCGGTCCCGGATGGCGGCGCAAAACGGCATCCTAAATGATTCGCGCCGGAAAATACATAACCGGAAAAAGGCTCACGCCGAGAGTGTGGTGCTTGCAACCGGTTGCTTTGAAGGGCTGGGAAGGATTGATCGTGGCGCACATGTGAGCTTTACGTATTCATACGGCCAAAGAGCGGTAGCTGTATAGACTGATCCTCTTTCATTCTTGCCCGATATTCCGGGATGTGGGCCTTGTTGCTTGCCCGGCGGATGATGAGTCTGCTATCGAACCCTTCAAAGGAGAATGGTGATGAGCGATACTCGCGATGGTCAGGTGGCTGCGACACGCAGCAGGTTGGCGGAACATATTTCTCGCTGGGCCCGGCAGAGTGGGCACATGCCGTCGGAGGTTCCGGGCATGATCTTTTTTCGATACGACGAACCGACCCAACCCAAGAGCGCCATGTACGACCCGAGCATCTGCCTTGTGGCGCAGGGGGCCAAACGTGTGCGCCTTGGTGACGAGGAGTACGTGTATGACGAGAATCACCTGCTGGTCAGCTCCGTGGGAATGCCGGTGGTGAGCAACGTCATTGAAGCGAGTCCGGATGTGCCGCTGCTGGGGCTGGTGCTCAGGCTGGACCTAGCCATGCTGGCCCAGTTGCTGGTGGACAACGACCTGCCTGACGCGCGGGCCAGCCGCTCCGGCAGGGGCATGGCGGTTTGCGAAGTCTCCGGGCCGCTTCTCGACAGTTTTCAGCGACTGGTGGAGTTGCAGGACGAACCGAGGGACATCCCCATTCTCGCGCCTTTGATTCACAAGGAGATTCTCTACCGTCTGCTCATGGGCGAACTCGGACCGCGATTGCGGCAGATCGCCACGGCGGGCAGTCACGGGCAGGAGATCGCCCGGGCCATCGGCTGGCTGAAGGACAACTACGCCAAGCCTGTTCGGGTGGAAGGTCTGGCAAGGGAGAGCGGCATGAGTGTGTCCACGTTCCATCATCATTTCCGCGCCATGACTGCCATGAGTCCGCTCCAGTTCCAGAAATGGCTCAGGCTCAACGAGGCAAGGCGCCTCATGCTCACGGAAAATCAGGACGCCACCACCGCCGCCCTGCAGGTGGGGTACGAAAGCCCGTCGCAGTTCAGCCGGGAGTACAAGCGCCAGTTCGGCGCTCCCCCGCTGCGCGACATCAAGAACCTGAACCTCGGCGGCCAGCCGGAAGCAGTCTCCGGCGCGGCGTGATGAAGCCTTACTTCTTCCCCACGAACCGGCTCGCGTTGTAACTCGAACGTACAAGCGGAGCCGAGAACATGTGCGGGATGCCTTTGGCTTCACCCGCGGCCGCGAATTCGTCGAAGTGTGCCGGGGGCACGTAACGTCTGACCGGCGGGTGATCCTTGGTGGGGCGCATGTACTGGCCGATGGTCACGATGTCGCAGTCCACGGCCGCCAGATCGTCGAGCACGCGCATGACTTCCGTGTCCTCTTCGCCAAGTCCGAGCATGAGCCCGCTCTTGGTGGGAATGTCCGGGGCAATCTCCTTGGATCGCCTCAGCACTTCGAGGCTCTGGGCGTAGTCCGCCTGCGGGCGGATGCTCTCATACAGGCGGGGCACGGTCTCCACGTTGTGGTTCATGATATCCGGCCGTTCGTCCAACACCGTGCGCAAAGCCTGTTTCTCACCCTGAAAATCCGGAATGAGCACTTCCACGCTGGCATCGGGGAGCTTTTCGCGCACCGCGCGGATGGTGGCTGCGAAATGTGACGCGCCGCCGTCGGGCAGGTCGTCGCGCGTGACCGAGGTGATGACCACGTGCCGTAGTTCCAGCCGTTCGGCTGCTTCAGCCACGCGGCCCGGCTCGGTCGGGTCTAATGGTTCGAGGTCGCCGGAGGTGATGTTGCAGAAGCGGCAGTTGCGCGTGCAGATGCCGCCCATGATGAGGAATGTGGCTACCTTTTTGCCGAAGCATTCCCATGTGTTGGGGCACTTGGCGCTCTGGCAGACGGTGTTGAGGCCCAGATCGCGGATCAGGCTGGAGGTGCAGGAGTAGTTATTGCCCTGCGGCAGCTTGGTCCTGAGCCACGGCGGAATCCGCAAAGGTTTTTCTGAATTCTTCGGCGAAGACATTCTTGACTTCCTCGACGCTTATTTCCCTTCCGGCCTCGGCGCTCATGGACGTGGGGGACGCGCCCTGTATGCCGCAAAGGGTGATGAGATTGAAAAGGCTCACGTCCGAGCCGACGTTGAGGGCCAGCCCGTGATAGGTGACCCATTTGCGCACGCCGATGCCCATGGAGCATATTTTGCGGGTCTCGTCCACCCAGACGCCGGGGTGCCCCTCGCGTCTGGCGCAGCGGATGCCGAAAGCCGCGCAGGTATCGATGACGGCCTGCTCCATGTCGTGAAAGAAGGCCCGCATACCGCCGGGCCGCTTCTCCACGCGCCATATTGGATAGGCCACGAGCTGGCCGGGGAAGTGGCAGGTGATGTTGCCGCCCCGCGCGGTCTGGGCGGCTTCGATGCCCTGTTCGGCCAGATAGCTCTCCGGCACGTGCAGATTTTCCCCGCCGCCCTGTCTGCCGTAGGTGATTACCTTGGGGTGCTCCAGCAGGTACAGAGTGTTCTCGCGCTCGCCGTCGATGACGGACTGCAGCGTTTCCAGTTGCAGCGCTTCAGCGTCCTTGTAGGAAATGAGGCCAAGATCCTTGATGATCATTTCTTCGGCGTTTTCTTTTTAAAGTTCACGGGTAGTTCCGCAGCGCCGGATTTGGGGTCGAAGGAGTCTTGCTCGGGCCAGCGGGCGGTGATGGACTGTCCGGGGAAAAGCGTCGGGGTGCCGCCGGGGTAGCGCAGCAGGGTCAGGCCGCGCGCCGCGCATCCGTACTGGGCCTTGCCGCCCTCCACGTCAAAGGGTTCGGAGACCGCCCGCACCATTTGCTCCGGCGGCTGAAAGTCGCGGGTCATGTACAGCAGGTTCAGGCTGACGCTCTTCTTGGTCAGCCGAGCCTTGCGGGTGATGTCCTCCAGCCACTGCGGCGCGCCGTTCACGTCGAAGTTGAAGTGGCAC
The sequence above is drawn from the Desulfovibrio oxyclinae DSM 11498 genome and encodes:
- the lipA gene encoding lipoyl synthase yields the protein MSSPKNSEKPLRIPPWLRTKLPQGNNYSCTSSLIRDLGLNTVCQSAKCPNTWECFGKKVATFLIMGGICTRNCRFCNITSGDLEPLDPTEPGRVAEAAERLELRHVVITSVTRDDLPDGGASHFAATIRAVREKLPDASVEVLIPDFQGEKQALRTVLDERPDIMNHNVETVPRLYESIRPQADYAQSLEVLRRSKEIAPDIPTKSGLMLGLGEEDTEVMRVLDDLAAVDCDIVTIGQYMRPTKDHPPVRRYVPPAHFDEFAAAGEAKGIPHMFSAPLVRSSYNASRFVGKK
- the larE gene encoding ATP-dependent sacrificial sulfur transferase LarE, with amino-acid sequence MTLTAGQKEQYARLVGELRSMKRAILAFSGGVDSALLLHATHEALGENALAVTFDTPFFPESEVAFSAQMCRELGVPHRVIEMAMPDSIRQNPPQRCYLCKKVLFGELVRLAEEQSIEHILDGSNRDDLGDHRPGRRAIKELGIRSPLLEAGMTKQDIRDHSRALGLATWDKPAAACLMTRLPHDTLVEESELERIDRGEAFLKSIGFAAVRLRSHGPLARLELPPEDITACLDSGLRERIDLALKELGYRHVSVDLAGYRMGNMNEVTRDAHEEDAANDE
- the lipB gene encoding lipoyl(octanoyl) transferase LipB; this encodes MIIKDLGLISYKDAEALQLETLQSVIDGERENTLYLLEHPKVITYGRQGGGENLHVPESYLAEQGIEAAQTARGGNITCHFPGQLVAYPIWRVEKRPGGMRAFFHDMEQAVIDTCAAFGIRCARREGHPGVWVDETRKICSMGIGVRKWVTYHGLALNVGSDVSLFNLITLCGIQGASPTSMSAEAGREISVEEVKNVFAEEFRKTFADSAVAQDQAAAGQ
- a CDS encoding AraC family transcriptional regulator, which encodes MIFFRYDEPTQPKSAMYDPSICLVAQGAKRVRLGDEEYVYDENHLLVSSVGMPVVSNVIEASPDVPLLGLVLRLDLAMLAQLLVDNDLPDARASRSGRGMAVCEVSGPLLDSFQRLVELQDEPRDIPILAPLIHKEILYRLLMGELGPRLRQIATAGSHGQEIARAIGWLKDNYAKPVRVEGLARESGMSVSTFHHHFRAMTAMSPLQFQKWLRLNEARRLMLTENQDATTAALQVGYESPSQFSREYKRQFGAPPLRDIKNLNLGGQPEAVSGAA
- the larC gene encoding nickel pincer cofactor biosynthesis protein LarC — its product is MNILYYDCFAGLSGDMNLAAMIDLGVEPAHLSAELDKLGLSREFQLVISEEMRNGIRGTRADVNLSAGHDHHHGHGHHRTFADIRKIIMSSGLQDAVKKTSLRIFRRVAEAEAKVHGKAVDEVHFHEVGATDSIVDIVGAAICYHQLDVDAVWAAPVELGGGFVRCAHGEMPVPAPATVEILQNVPTSRGNTDHEATTPTGAAIIAALTDEFITTPTMTVTRTGYGVGHRETTRPNLLRVHLAKVEEQDHSDGSRARLLQCNIDDMTGEALGHAMELLMDEGAMDIHFSSVMMKKNRPATMVSLLCAENEEPRFKELLFRHTTTLGVKSFALDKTALQRRFDTLETPLGPVSMKRTLLDGKVIRSKPEYEDCRELARKHDLPLAEIYAVIGRLE
- a CDS encoding aldo/keto reductase encodes the protein MLYRTMPQNGDSLSALGFGCMRMPMVDGKIDEERAISQIRTAIDEGVNYLDTAWPYHDGESEPLLGKALKDGYRDKVKIATKLPTWMIKTREDMDSFLNAQLEKLGTDHIDYYLIHALSGPSWESIKKLGVIDFLNKARKDGRIVNAGFSFHGLAEDFQPIVDDYPWVFCQIQYNLLDTEFQAGKKGLEYAASKDMGVIVMEPLRGGNLGLPTPPQAVADIWDLADTKRPPVEWALRWVWNHPEVTVVLSGMNEEAHVRQNMEIASDAEANSMTTGELDLCRRVADTYRKLMRVGCTGCGYCMPCPAEVQIPTCFDLLNKSQMFDFTEAKRMYGIFAEGTVLQRNPGYASQCVECGECIEKCPQNIDIPEVLKQVVSEFE
- the larB gene encoding nickel pincer cofactor biosynthesis protein LarB, encoding MTNDALTRLLEDIRDGKVTVEHGADRLRDLPYMDLGHTKFDLHRPLRNGFPEVIYGEGKTPEQVGEIFTRMGDHTNILATRVSAEMAEHVLRVCPDAEHNAAGRTLTLTRTPVEYRDGEIAIVTAGTSDLPVAEEALDTCRMLGSHASIVCDVGVAGIHRLLERVEQLRKARVIIVIAGMEGALASVVGGLVSQPIIAVPTSVGYGASFSGLSALLGMLTSCASGVSVVNIDNGFGAACAACKINNLGS